One Lachnospiraceae bacterium C1.1 genomic region harbors:
- a CDS encoding ECF transporter S component: MDTKKLVQTAMFTALVLLATMVFKIQTPVLGYIHLGDAFVLLSAVILGPLSGGAAAGLGSALADLLGGYAVWCPGTLVIKFLTAFTAAHIYHGIDRFYSKEKYHPSRMILASVSGEIVMVIGYFIFNILIVIFSGGEISETAFSNAVTVSVAEVPFNIIQAVSGIIIASLLCPVFEGIMNKIKN; this comes from the coding sequence ATGGATACGAAAAAATTAGTTCAGACAGCAATGTTTACGGCACTGGTATTACTGGCAACGATGGTGTTTAAGATACAGACGCCGGTTTTGGGTTATATACATCTGGGAGATGCATTTGTACTGCTGTCAGCTGTTATCTTAGGACCGCTGAGCGGTGGAGCGGCAGCGGGACTTGGATCGGCGCTCGCAGATCTTCTCGGAGGATATGCGGTATGGTGTCCGGGAACTCTGGTCATCAAGTTTCTTACGGCATTTACGGCTGCGCACATCTATCACGGAATTGACCGATTTTATTCAAAAGAAAAATATCATCCGTCGAGAATGATATTAGCATCGGTTTCAGGTGAGATCGTAATGGTCATAGGTTATTTCATTTTTAATATATTGATCGTTATCTTCAGCGGCGGTGAGATCAGTGAGACTGCCTTTTCAAATGCAGTCACGGTTTCGGTCGCAGAGGTGCCTTTTAATATCATACAGGCAGTTTCCGGTATAATCATTGCGTCACTCCTCTGTCCTGTTTTTGAAGGGATCATGAATAAGATTAAGAATTGA
- a CDS encoding beta-glucoside-specific PTS transporter subunit IIABC, with protein MASKYDGLARIIIQNVGGKDNIQSITHCVTRLRFKLADESKANTDILKGTDGIVTVIQSGGQYMVVIGNHVPQVFDAVISVGHLESKSALAGGGDDTGSGEKQSPFNAFIGIITSVFTPFLGVLCACGIIKGVLALLVALNVLSGESGTYNFLYSLGDAAFYFLPPILGMTAAKKFKIPEMEGMILGLALVYPYLTGGDYDISNLFGIPVTMPPSGNYTSSVIPIILAVAFAGWFENKVVKKIIPDVIKLFAVPLVTCFVTLCLTFWIIGPVATGIANALSFVFNTINTVSPVLMGLVVGFFWQILVMFGLHWSLVPIAMSNLSTAGEDIILVAMVGTTFAQTGACLGIWLKTKDKKIKSLAPAAVISGVAGVTEPAIYGLTLPKKGPFFRTCAIAGVAGAILCTMGVKCFQMAGMGIFAYPAYVNSQTGDASGMFSTIIVTIACVVAGLISELIFYKDEAPAKKEVSAVSGGTATKDEVIASPVKGEVKPLSEIADEAFSSEAMGKGVAVVPAEGKVYAPADGNLTTFFKTGHAIGITTNKGAEVLIHVGMDTVKLDGKGFKPVAKEGDTVKKGDLLLEFDIDFIKSQGYTVDTPIIITNTDEYSDVIPTDAKSVEVGNDIINLL; from the coding sequence ATGGCAAGCAAGTATGATGGACTCGCCCGCATTATTATCCAGAATGTCGGCGGAAAAGACAACATTCAGAGCATTACACACTGTGTAACACGTCTGAGATTCAAACTCGCAGACGAGAGCAAAGCAAACACGGATATCCTTAAGGGTACAGATGGGATCGTTACTGTAATTCAGTCAGGCGGACAGTATATGGTAGTTATCGGAAACCATGTTCCGCAGGTATTTGACGCTGTTATCAGCGTAGGTCACCTCGAGAGCAAGTCAGCACTTGCAGGCGGCGGAGATGATACAGGATCCGGCGAGAAGCAGAGTCCGTTCAATGCATTTATCGGAATCATCACAAGCGTGTTCACTCCTTTCCTTGGAGTTCTCTGTGCATGCGGTATCATCAAGGGTGTACTTGCACTCCTCGTAGCATTGAATGTACTTTCAGGTGAGAGCGGAACCTATAACTTCCTTTACTCACTTGGTGATGCAGCATTTTACTTCCTGCCTCCTATCCTTGGTATGACGGCAGCAAAGAAGTTTAAGATCCCTGAGATGGAAGGTATGATCCTTGGTCTCGCGCTTGTATATCCTTATCTTACAGGCGGCGACTATGATATTTCCAATCTTTTTGGTATCCCGGTAACAATGCCGCCTTCAGGAAATTATACATCATCGGTTATCCCGATCATCCTTGCAGTTGCATTCGCAGGCTGGTTCGAGAATAAGGTTGTTAAAAAGATCATTCCTGATGTTATCAAGCTTTTTGCAGTACCCCTCGTTACATGTTTTGTAACCCTCTGCCTTACATTCTGGATCATCGGACCTGTTGCCACAGGTATAGCTAATGCACTTTCATTTGTATTCAATACAATTAACACTGTAAGCCCTGTACTTATGGGACTTGTAGTTGGTTTCTTCTGGCAGATACTCGTTATGTTCGGTCTTCACTGGTCGCTCGTACCTATCGCAATGTCTAACCTTTCTACAGCAGGTGAGGATATCATCCTCGTTGCCATGGTTGGTACAACATTTGCACAGACAGGTGCATGCCTTGGTATCTGGCTTAAGACTAAGGATAAAAAGATCAAGTCACTCGCACCTGCAGCAGTTATTTCAGGTGTAGCCGGTGTTACAGAGCCTGCTATTTACGGTCTTACACTTCCTAAGAAGGGACCTTTCTTCCGTACATGTGCTATCGCAGGTGTAGCAGGAGCAATCCTCTGCACAATGGGCGTTAAGTGCTTCCAGATGGCCGGAATGGGTATCTTTGCATATCCTGCATATGTTAACTCACAGACAGGTGATGCTTCAGGCATGTTCTCAACGATCATCGTAACAATTGCCTGCGTAGTAGCCGGACTTATCTCCGAGCTTATCTTCTACAAGGATGAGGCTCCTGCAAAGAAAGAAGTAAGTGCAGTAAGCGGCGGAACAGCTACTAAGGATGAAGTTATTGCATCTCCTGTAAAGGGTGAGGTTAAGCCACTTTCTGAGATCGCTGACGAAGCATTCTCTTCAGAAGCAATGGGTAAAGGTGTTGCTGTTGTTCCTGCCGAGGGCAAGGTTTATGCTCCTGCAGACGGTAACCTTACAACTTTCTTCAAGACCGGTCATGCGATCGGCATCACAACAAATAAGGGCGCAGAAGTTCTTATCCACGTTGGAATGGACACTGTAAAGCTTGACGGTAAGGGCTTCAAGCCGGTTGCTAAAGAAGGCGATACAGTTAAGAAGGGTGATCTTCTTCTTGAGTTCGATATTGACTTTATCAAGAGTCAGGGCTACACTGTAGACACACCTATAATCATTACAAATACCGATGAGTACAGTGATGTTATTCCTACAGACGCAAAGAGCGTTGAAGTTGGAAATGACATAATCAATCTTCTTTAA
- a CDS encoding PRD domain-containing protein: MKIKKIFNNNAALATDTNGNEVIYTGCGICFQKKVGEDLDERKIEKTFVMEKANEQFMKLVSELPYEEIQLADEIIQYASSHLNKKLCNNIYITLTDHLGFAIERSKNGTVLKNKLLWEIKKYYTPEYYIGKHALEIVKDRLGAELPEDEAGFFALHIVNAELDGNIHHTMETPEVIDDIVNIVRFTYKTDLDEESLSYERFITHLKYFLQRAESKVYYQPDDGELFDIVRKKFPEAYKCASRIKSYMEAKYPDEITDEEMLYLTVHISRITGRNN; this comes from the coding sequence ATGAAAATAAAAAAGATCTTTAATAATAATGCTGCGCTGGCTACAGATACAAACGGAAACGAAGTTATATATACCGGCTGCGGGATATGTTTCCAGAAAAAAGTCGGCGAAGATCTTGATGAACGCAAGATAGAAAAAACCTTCGTAATGGAAAAGGCGAATGAGCAGTTTATGAAGCTCGTATCGGAACTTCCGTATGAGGAGATACAGCTAGCTGACGAGATAATACAATACGCGTCGAGCCATCTGAATAAAAAGCTCTGTAATAATATTTATATCACACTTACGGATCACCTGGGATTTGCGATAGAGAGAAGTAAAAACGGAACCGTTCTCAAAAACAAACTCTTATGGGAGATCAAAAAATATTATACTCCGGAGTATTACATCGGAAAGCATGCGCTGGAAATTGTGAAGGACAGGCTGGGAGCCGAACTTCCTGAAGATGAAGCGGGATTCTTCGCACTGCACATCGTAAATGCGGAACTTGACGGAAATATCCACCATACGATGGAAACACCGGAAGTAATTGATGATATTGTGAATATCGTCAGATTTACCTACAAGACAGATCTGGATGAGGAATCACTTTCTTACGAGAGATTTATCACCCATTTGAAATATTTTTTGCAAAGGGCTGAAAGCAAGGTTTATTATCAGCCGGATGACGGTGAACTTTTTGACATCGTCAGAAAAAAATTTCCTGAAGCTTATAAATGCGCAAGCAGGATCAAGAGCTATATGGAAGCCAAATATCCTGATGAGATCACTGATGAAGAAATGTTGTATTTGACCGTACATATATCTCGCATCACAGGCAGGAATAACTGA
- the flgL gene encoding flagellar hook-associated protein FlgL, with protein MKINSNITAYLTNNALKINERNNAASNRRLSSGYKINVAGDDPTGYAVSGRMKKMIRALERCDTNAVNGQSVCETADGALSAITDIIQRMNELAVKGANGVLTSADRGYIQTEAEQLRNEIDRISNTAEFEGQALFDGTFVNKGYTNNKDIKVTGYSDETVIDSNTSVTISEAINNGKIEITVNGLDFCDGTTTAISVDYPLYYDSEKLSGVDLDADGVEDSTGVSSGLYTDANGNSVKIDADGNQYITINGTNGESISFMVRADSDILTYNNTREPIDNITYCVSEPSFTSTTIELTLTHDGAMRIQTGGNENDYIDMTLPSMSSIMLDLDDIDLSTEAGASAGIQKAKNALEYVNQARSRIGAYQNRIENSISFIAEATLNLENAVSRIEDTDMAEEMTNFTNYQVLVQAATSMLAQANESPQTALQLLQ; from the coding sequence ATGAAGATTAACAGCAATATTACCGCATATCTTACAAATAATGCACTTAAGATCAATGAAAGAAATAATGCGGCATCGAATCGTAGACTTTCATCAGGATACAAGATAAATGTTGCAGGAGATGATCCGACAGGTTATGCGGTATCCGGACGTATGAAAAAAATGATACGTGCGTTGGAGCGCTGTGACACAAATGCAGTCAATGGACAGTCAGTATGTGAAACGGCAGATGGTGCGCTGAGTGCCATTACTGATATAATTCAGAGAATGAACGAGCTGGCAGTAAAGGGTGCCAACGGAGTTCTTACTTCTGCTGACAGAGGCTATATCCAGACAGAGGCTGAACAGCTTAGGAATGAGATAGACAGAATTTCAAATACTGCAGAGTTCGAGGGACAGGCGCTTTTTGACGGAACTTTTGTAAATAAGGGATATACAAATAATAAGGATATAAAGGTAACAGGTTATAGTGATGAAACAGTTATTGATTCCAACACAAGTGTGACCATTTCCGAGGCTATCAATAACGGAAAAATAGAGATCACGGTAAACGGACTTGATTTCTGTGACGGAACGACAACTGCGATCAGTGTTGATTATCCACTTTATTATGATTCAGAAAAATTAAGTGGAGTTGATCTGGATGCTGATGGCGTCGAAGATAGTACAGGTGTAAGTTCGGGACTCTACACTGATGCCAATGGTAATTCGGTAAAGATCGATGCTGATGGAAACCAGTATATAACCATTAACGGAACTAATGGTGAGTCCATATCCTTTATGGTGAGGGCAGACAGCGACATACTTACGTACAACAATACAAGAGAACCAATTGATAATATAACTTATTGTGTTTCCGAACCAAGTTTTACATCTACAACAATTGAACTTACCTTGACCCATGATGGTGCCATGAGGATCCAGACAGGCGGAAATGAGAATGACTATATTGATATGACACTTCCGTCAATGTCATCGATAATGCTGGATCTGGACGATATTGACCTGTCTACAGAGGCAGGCGCTTCGGCAGGAATACAAAAGGCCAAAAATGCACTTGAATATGTAAACCAGGCAAGATCACGTATAGGTGCATATCAGAACAGAATAGAAAACTCTATCAGCTTTATTGCTGAAGCAACTCTGAATCTTGAGAATGCGGTATCCAGGATAGAAGATACGGATATGGCTGAAGAGATGACGAATTTCACTAACTATCAGGTTCTGGTGCAGGCAGCAACATCAATGCTCGCACAGGCAAATGAGTCGCCGCAGACGGCTCTGCAGCTGCTTCAATAA
- a CDS encoding citrate/2-methylcitrate synthase, translating to MELNSKDYAEVTPQIRELAKKAEESTIIDSSLYAKYDVKRGLRDLNGKGVLAGLTHISDVKAKKIVNGEEVPAEGNLFYRGYNVKDLVNGFVHENHFGFEEITYLLLFDKLPSKKELEEFSNLLSHYRSLPTGFVRDSIMKAPSRDMMNVLSRSVLTLYAYDENADDISIPNVLRQCLELIAIFPLLSVYGYQAYRHYHEGESLFIHPPVKEYSAAQNILHVLRADSNFTDLEAKILDLSLVLHMDHGGGNNSTFSTHVVSSTGTDTYSVIAAALGSLKGPRHGGANVKVVQMFDDLMENVHDFKDEDEISDYLRKLLHKEAFDKAGLIYGMGHAVYSLSDPREVIFKSYVEKLARAKGMSEIFDLYATVERLGPKIISKERPIYKGVCCNVDFYSGFVYKMLGLPVELFTPLFACARISGWSAHRIEELSNKGKIIRPAFRTVAAPQIYKPMDER from the coding sequence ATGGAGCTTAATTCTAAAGACTATGCAGAAGTTACTCCCCAGATAAGGGAACTTGCAAAAAAGGCTGAGGAGTCAACTATAATTGATTCATCGCTTTATGCAAAATATGATGTAAAGAGAGGTCTTCGTGACCTTAATGGTAAGGGCGTTCTTGCAGGACTGACCCATATTTCGGATGTCAAGGCAAAAAAAATCGTTAACGGAGAAGAGGTTCCTGCAGAGGGAAATCTTTTTTATCGAGGATATAATGTAAAAGATCTGGTAAACGGTTTTGTACATGAAAATCATTTCGGATTTGAAGAGATCACATATCTGCTTCTTTTTGACAAGCTTCCGAGCAAAAAAGAATTAGAGGAATTTTCGAATCTTCTTAGCCATTACAGAAGTCTGCCTACGGGATTTGTGCGCGACAGTATAATGAAAGCCCCGAGCAGGGATATGATGAATGTACTTTCGAGAAGCGTTCTGACGCTTTATGCATATGATGAAAATGCAGATGATATTTCAATTCCAAATGTTTTAAGACAGTGTCTGGAGCTCATTGCAATCTTTCCGCTCCTTTCTGTTTACGGATATCAGGCGTACAGACATTATCATGAAGGGGAAAGCCTTTTCATTCACCCTCCGGTAAAAGAGTATTCTGCAGCTCAGAATATTCTGCATGTGCTGCGTGCAGACAGTAATTTCACTGATCTCGAGGCGAAAATACTTGATCTGTCACTTGTGCTGCATATGGATCACGGCGGAGGAAACAATTCTACTTTTTCAACACACGTAGTCTCCTCAACAGGTACAGATACATATTCCGTCATAGCGGCTGCACTCGGTTCGCTTAAAGGTCCGAGACACGGCGGAGCAAATGTCAAGGTTGTGCAGATGTTTGATGACCTTATGGAAAATGTACACGATTTCAAGGATGAGGATGAAATTTCGGATTATTTAAGAAAGCTTCTACATAAAGAGGCTTTTGATAAGGCCGGACTCATATACGGTATGGGACATGCGGTATATTCGCTGTCAGATCCGAGAGAAGTTATATTTAAGTCTTACGTTGAAAAGCTGGCACGCGCCAAGGGGATGTCGGAGATATTTGATCTTTATGCGACAGTTGAAAGACTCGGTCCAAAGATCATTTCAAAAGAACGTCCGATCTACAAGGGTGTATGCTGTAATGTCGACTTTTATTCCGGTTTCGTTTATAAAATGCTCGGACTTCCGGTAGAACTCTTCACGCCTTTATTCGCCTGTGCAAGAATATCGGGTTGGAGCGCTCACAGGATAGAGGAGCTTTCAAACAAAGGAAAGATCATACGTCCTGCATTCAGGACTGTGGCTGCACCTCAGATTTATAAACCTATGGATGAAAGATAA
- a CDS encoding flagellar protein FliS: MTEEKKQDYTLRISQANKTEVVVIIYEVAMDYFDEAMAAETNEDFAESVKKAKKCVEQLRDALDMNYPAISLPLSRLYNFVTLECDKAVMKNDNTNIPACRKVMEGLHGSFSEVAKQDTSGPMMQNAEEVYAGMTYSPTGVNAGVVGAARGFTV; encoded by the coding sequence ATGACAGAAGAAAAGAAACAGGATTATACTCTCAGAATCTCTCAGGCAAACAAAACAGAGGTGGTTGTGATCATTTATGAAGTAGCCATGGATTATTTTGATGAAGCGATGGCAGCTGAAACAAATGAAGATTTTGCAGAATCAGTCAAGAAGGCGAAGAAATGCGTAGAGCAGTTAAGAGACGCCCTTGATATGAATTATCCTGCAATCTCACTTCCGCTCAGCAGGCTTTATAATTTTGTGACGCTTGAGTGTGACAAGGCTGTTATGAAAAATGACAACACAAATATTCCTGCCTGCAGAAAAGTTATGGAAGGTCTTCACGGATCATTCTCAGAGGTTGCAAAACAAGATACTTCCGGACCGATGATGCAGAATGCTGAGGAAGTATATGCCGGTATGACTTATAGTCCCACCGGAGTAAATGCCGGTGTAGTTGGAGCTGCAAGAGGCTTCACAGTATAA
- a CDS encoding response regulator: protein MDQYSVLMVDDEEEILEIILRKLNWEELGFKIAGSAKNGVEALELAEELQPDVVMTDIKMPYMDGLTLAHRVKDINPKTKIIIFSGFDDFEYAKEAIKLEAEEYLLKPVNSEELEKVFRRIKTGLDRELDEERNVDKLKNYYMQSLPIMQESIYTALLQGQLKDRKKEELFENYQIEFNADYYIAALIHLSTKERPEGIEPSLLMISVRRLAEDELAPKWKGKFVNWFGDIVMIAELEDTKDVMGFTDDCDRFCRLVKKVTGAVVTVGIGNLTENPEGLADSFSGAESAVSYRLMYGAGKAINIAEIDPGENVSMPSVEDGMRDVFHRIKVSGEDELKESVKKLVDEIIGARTSIQQYKVFVMGMIAEIYRFGNSNSLNIEDIFGKDTDIYSEALSIGTPEQLVDWLYAISLKMQEKISSERVSSTKSFVDRAKEYVKENYSNKDLTIEMVCSYLAVSSAYFSTVFKKETGKTFGNYLTEVRMRKAVDMLVNDNEKTYVIAEKTGYSDPNYFSYVFKKQFGMSPSKYKAGVKAEQ from the coding sequence ATGGATCAGTATTCAGTTTTAATGGTAGATGATGAGGAAGAAATCCTTGAAATAATATTGCGAAAGCTAAACTGGGAAGAACTTGGCTTTAAGATCGCGGGAAGTGCGAAGAACGGAGTAGAGGCATTGGAGCTGGCAGAGGAGCTGCAGCCGGATGTGGTCATGACGGATATAAAAATGCCCTATATGGACGGGCTTACACTCGCACACCGTGTAAAAGACATAAATCCGAAAACTAAGATAATAATATTTTCGGGATTCGATGATTTTGAATATGCAAAAGAGGCCATCAAGCTCGAGGCGGAGGAATACCTTTTAAAGCCGGTCAATTCTGAGGAACTCGAGAAGGTCTTCAGACGTATAAAGACCGGACTCGACAGAGAACTTGATGAAGAGAGAAATGTCGATAAGCTGAAAAATTATTATATGCAGAGCCTTCCGATAATGCAGGAGAGTATATATACAGCACTTTTGCAGGGACAGCTTAAGGACAGAAAGAAAGAAGAACTCTTTGAGAATTATCAGATAGAATTCAATGCAGATTATTATATTGCAGCACTTATACATTTATCGACAAAGGAAAGACCGGAAGGGATAGAGCCTTCACTTTTAATGATCTCGGTCAGGAGACTGGCAGAGGATGAGCTTGCGCCTAAATGGAAGGGAAAATTCGTCAACTGGTTCGGTGACATCGTTATGATTGCAGAACTTGAGGACACAAAGGATGTGATGGGATTTACGGATGACTGTGACCGTTTCTGCAGACTGGTGAAGAAGGTCACGGGAGCAGTGGTTACCGTGGGTATCGGCAATCTTACGGAGAATCCCGAGGGACTTGCAGATTCCTTCAGCGGAGCTGAGAGTGCCGTCAGCTACAGGCTCATGTATGGAGCCGGAAAAGCAATAAATATTGCCGAGATAGATCCTGGAGAAAATGTTTCGATGCCATCCGTTGAGGACGGGATGAGAGATGTCTTTCACAGGATCAAGGTCTCCGGAGAAGATGAGCTTAAAGAATCGGTAAAAAAGCTCGTGGATGAGATCATCGGCGCCAGGACAAGTATCCAGCAGTATAAGGTTTTTGTTATGGGTATGATCGCCGAGATATACAGATTTGGAAACAGCAATAGCTTAAACATCGAGGATATTTTCGGCAAAGATACGGATATTTACTCGGAGGCACTTTCGATAGGAACGCCGGAGCAGCTTGTAGACTGGCTCTATGCGATCTCCCTAAAGATGCAGGAGAAAATATCGAGCGAGCGTGTGAGCTCCACAAAATCTTTTGTAGACAGGGCAAAGGAATATGTTAAGGAAAATTATTCCAATAAGGATCTGACAATAGAAATGGTCTGCAGCTATCTTGCGGTAAGTTCCGCATATTTTTCAACGGTATTTAAGAAAGAAACCGGAAAGACTTTCGGCAATTATCTGACCGAAGTCAGGATGAGAAAAGCTGTTGACATGCTTGTAAATGATAATGAGAAAACCTATGTGATAGCCGAAAAGACAGGTTATTCGGACCCGAATTATTTCAGTTATGTCTTCAAAAAGCAGTTCGGAATGAGTCCGTCTAAATATAAGGCAGGGGTAAAAGCAGAGCAATGA